From a single Streptomyces misionensis genomic region:
- a CDS encoding alpha/beta fold hydrolase, translating to MTAYDIRGLHLEEAGDGGPLLLCLHGIGSSSAAFAPQLAALADGFRVVAWDAPGYARSADPEHPLTMDDFADTAAEVIRARGGAAHVLGVSWGGVIALRLAVRHPGLVESLMICDSSPGSGTDPEKAAGMRARAEELARTGPEAFAAARAPRLVSPDAPTDLVRRVTATMAAAVRLPGYAHAAEAMASTDLRGELHRITAPTLVLCGDKDRITGPDGSQVLAGGLHKTAYVIVKDAGHLANQEQPERVNAWLASHLHIVTDHHAHATKG from the coding sequence GTGACCGCCTACGACATCCGGGGCCTGCACCTGGAAGAGGCCGGCGACGGCGGACCGCTGCTGCTGTGCCTGCACGGCATCGGCTCCTCCTCGGCGGCCTTCGCCCCCCAACTCGCGGCACTGGCGGACGGCTTCCGGGTCGTCGCCTGGGACGCGCCCGGATACGCGCGGTCGGCCGACCCCGAACACCCGCTCACCATGGACGACTTCGCCGACACCGCCGCCGAGGTGATCCGCGCCCGGGGCGGCGCCGCCCACGTCCTCGGCGTCTCCTGGGGCGGCGTGATCGCACTGCGGCTGGCCGTGCGCCACCCCGGCCTGGTCGAGTCGCTGATGATCTGCGACTCCTCACCCGGCTCCGGCACCGACCCCGAGAAGGCTGCCGGGATGCGGGCCCGCGCCGAAGAACTCGCCCGGACCGGCCCGGAGGCCTTCGCCGCCGCCCGCGCCCCGCGCCTGGTGTCCCCCGACGCTCCCACCGACCTGGTGCGGCGCGTGACCGCCACCATGGCCGCCGCCGTCCGCCTGCCGGGCTACGCACACGCGGCCGAGGCCATGGCCTCCACCGACCTGCGCGGCGAACTGCACCGCATCACCGCGCCCACCCTCGTCCTGTGCGGCGACAAGGACCGGATCACCGGTCCCGACGGCTCACAGGTCCTGGCCGGCGGTCTGCACAAGACCGCCTACGTGATCGTCAAGGACGCCGGTCACCTGGCCAACCAGGAGCAGCCCGAGCGCGTCAACGCCTGGCTCGCCTCCCACCTGCACATCGTCACCGACCACCACGCTCACGCCACGAAGGGCTGA
- a CDS encoding SDR family oxidoreductase, with the protein MTEPAARRTVVVTGAGRGLGEAMARRAAADGFRVVVAELNTAWGERTAQAIRSAGGEAESVPLDVADPASVAALADRLAGSGPVYGLVNNAALANGVGGKEFQDIDIEVWDRLMAVNARGPWLVAKHLLPLMSRPGRIVNVASDAALYGSPRLAHYLASKGAVISLTRGMARELGEQGITVNAVAPGLTEVEATETVPPERHALYATHRAITRPQRPEDLTGLVAYLLGEESRYVTGQVIAVNGGFTMH; encoded by the coding sequence GTGACTGAGCCGGCCGCCCGGCGCACCGTCGTCGTGACGGGCGCGGGCCGTGGCCTCGGCGAGGCCATGGCCCGCCGCGCGGCGGCGGACGGGTTCCGGGTGGTGGTCGCCGAGCTGAACACCGCCTGGGGCGAGCGGACCGCCCAGGCGATCCGCTCGGCGGGCGGCGAGGCGGAATCCGTGCCGCTGGACGTCGCGGACCCCGCGTCGGTCGCCGCGCTCGCCGACCGCCTGGCCGGCTCCGGTCCCGTCTACGGGCTGGTCAACAACGCCGCGCTGGCCAACGGCGTCGGCGGCAAGGAGTTCCAGGACATCGACATCGAGGTCTGGGACCGGCTGATGGCGGTCAACGCGCGCGGCCCCTGGCTGGTGGCCAAGCACCTGCTGCCCCTGATGAGCCGGCCCGGCCGCATCGTCAACGTCGCCTCCGACGCCGCCCTGTACGGCTCGCCCCGGCTCGCCCACTACCTCGCCTCCAAGGGCGCGGTCATCTCCCTCACCCGGGGCATGGCCCGCGAGTTGGGCGAGCAGGGCATCACCGTCAACGCGGTCGCCCCGGGCCTCACCGAGGTCGAAGCCACCGAGACCGTCCCGCCCGAGCGCCACGCGCTCTACGCCACCCACCGCGCGATCACCCGCCCGCAGCGGCCCGAGGACCTCACCGGCCTCGTCGCCTATCTGCTCGGCGAGGAGTCCCGCTACGTCACCGGACAGGTGATCGCCGTCAACGGCGGCTTCACCATGCACTGA
- a CDS encoding recombinase-like helix-turn-helix domain-containing protein, protein MTTDTWPYLDPHQSRHHEPTPYELKLARTLEEIFTRDGHDLADVVAGLNARQVHTPAGEPWTEETFRTEMHRLGA, encoded by the coding sequence ATGACCACCGACACCTGGCCGTACCTGGACCCGCACCAGAGCCGACACCACGAGCCCACCCCGTACGAGCTGAAGCTCGCCCGCACCCTGGAGGAGATCTTCACCCGCGACGGCCACGATCTGGCCGACGTCGTGGCCGGGCTCAACGCCCGCCAGGTCCACACCCCCGCCGGTGAACCGTGGACCGAGGAGACCTTCCGCACCGAGATGCACCGCCTGGGAGCCTGA
- a CDS encoding SDR family oxidoreductase — MDLGLADRTVLVTGGSSGVGLATVRALLDEGARVAICGRDGERLAKAAARVGAGPDRLFTATCDVRDGDAVRRFTDAAAAHFGGHIDGLVNNAGQSRMKRLDDTTAEDWRDELELKFAGVLNPLAAARQYLRASDAASVVNVNAVLAKQPETRLITTSAARAGILNLSKSLAHELAAEGIRVNSVCLGLIDTGQWTRRHAAADSGLTYDDWQAELAADRGIALGRLGRADEVAYAVVALLAPRASYITGTSIDVCGGVGRGIL; from the coding sequence ATGGATCTCGGCCTCGCCGACCGCACGGTACTCGTCACCGGAGGCAGCTCCGGCGTCGGCCTGGCCACGGTCCGCGCCCTGCTCGACGAAGGTGCCCGCGTCGCCATCTGCGGGCGGGACGGTGAACGCCTCGCCAAGGCCGCCGCCCGGGTCGGCGCCGGCCCCGACCGCCTGTTCACCGCCACCTGCGACGTCCGCGACGGCGACGCCGTACGCCGCTTCACCGACGCCGCCGCCGCCCACTTCGGCGGACACATCGACGGCCTGGTCAACAACGCCGGCCAGTCCCGCATGAAACGCCTGGACGACACCACGGCCGAGGACTGGCGCGACGAACTGGAGCTGAAGTTCGCGGGCGTCCTCAACCCCCTTGCCGCCGCGCGCCAATACCTGCGCGCCTCGGACGCGGCTTCGGTGGTGAACGTCAACGCCGTGCTGGCGAAGCAGCCCGAGACCCGCCTGATCACCACCAGCGCCGCCCGCGCCGGCATCCTCAACCTCTCCAAGTCTCTCGCGCACGAACTCGCCGCCGAGGGCATCCGGGTCAACTCCGTCTGCCTCGGCCTGATCGACACCGGGCAGTGGACCCGCCGGCACGCGGCTGCCGACAGCGGCCTCACCTACGACGACTGGCAGGCCGAACTGGCCGCCGACCGCGGCATCGCGCTCGGCCGGCTCGGCCGCGCCGACGAAGTGGCGTACGCCGTCGTCGCGCTGCTCGCCCCGCGCGCCTCCTACATCACCGGAACCAGCATCGACGTCTGCGGCGGAGTCGGCCGCGGCATCCTGTGA
- a CDS encoding MarR family winged helix-turn-helix transcriptional regulator — protein sequence MAQRRTARRPDAVAGIVEDWARERPGLDTSPLEVLARLHRAYLQYHARLTSQIERHGLSVAGFDVLTALRRSGAPYRLTAGQLAASGLISSAGVTLRLDRLEKDGLLVRERDADDRRVVYSRLTDSGLRKVDEVFAEHLENERRMLGGVSPAERRQLARLLSKLECSIVDSDGAGPEEEPAN from the coding sequence ATGGCTCAGCGCAGAACGGCGAGACGACCGGACGCCGTGGCGGGGATCGTCGAGGACTGGGCGCGCGAACGCCCCGGCCTGGACACGTCGCCGCTGGAGGTGCTGGCCCGGCTGCACCGCGCCTACCTCCAGTACCACGCGCGGCTCACCTCCCAGATCGAGCGGCACGGCCTGTCCGTCGCCGGCTTCGACGTGCTCACGGCGCTGCGCCGCTCCGGCGCCCCGTACCGGCTCACCGCCGGGCAGTTGGCGGCCTCCGGGCTGATCTCCTCGGCGGGGGTCACGCTCCGCCTCGACCGGCTCGAGAAGGACGGCCTGCTGGTCCGGGAGCGGGACGCCGACGACCGGCGTGTCGTCTACTCACGGCTCACCGACTCCGGACTGCGCAAGGTGGACGAGGTGTTCGCCGAGCACCTGGAGAACGAACGGAGGATGCTCGGCGGCGTCTCCCCCGCCGAGCGGCGTCAGCTGGCCCGCCTGCTCTCCAAGCTGGAATGCTCCATCGTCGACTCGGACGGGGCCGGACCGGAGGAGGAGCCGGCGAACTGA
- a CDS encoding aromatic ring-hydroxylating oxygenase subunit alpha: MTLSTHDTATHIHAHGLRNQWHPVVPSHFVRPGGLRKVTALGENWLLFRKADGTLSMLADRCPHRGAPLSLGKHLGDRVACWYHGVEVDGSGTVTSVPGLPGCNLEGKTLVTSLPVREVGGAILAYFGDEEHPEPVDLTLPEPLTNPGVSSFLCYAEWNVPWRFAMENLLDPMHGAFLHHESHTMYDGDTTAKFRIRETERGYFFEKTDQRGVNFDWVELCRTGVDWVDLSIPYPPSAGPGGPFGIVGMACPVDAGRTGVFFWRYREVSGWQRDTWRFLYRTLIEERHWQVLEQDRVMLEAMPADADQRENLYQHDLGVVRLRRIYRTQAEQQSKAPAAAPAR; this comes from the coding sequence ATGACCCTCTCCACGCACGACACCGCGACGCACATCCACGCCCACGGCCTGCGCAACCAGTGGCACCCGGTGGTCCCCTCCCACTTCGTGCGGCCCGGCGGACTGCGCAAGGTCACCGCGCTCGGCGAGAACTGGCTGCTGTTCCGCAAGGCCGACGGCACCCTGTCGATGCTCGCCGACCGCTGCCCGCACCGCGGCGCCCCGCTCTCCCTCGGCAAACACCTGGGCGACCGCGTCGCCTGCTGGTACCACGGCGTCGAAGTCGACGGCTCCGGCACGGTCACCTCCGTGCCCGGACTGCCCGGCTGCAACCTGGAGGGCAAGACGCTCGTCACCTCCCTGCCCGTGCGCGAGGTCGGCGGCGCCATCCTCGCCTACTTCGGCGACGAGGAGCACCCCGAGCCGGTGGACCTCACCCTCCCCGAACCGCTCACCAACCCCGGTGTCTCCTCCTTCCTCTGCTACGCCGAGTGGAACGTCCCGTGGCGCTTCGCCATGGAGAACCTCCTCGACCCGATGCACGGCGCGTTCCTGCACCACGAGTCGCACACCATGTACGACGGCGACACCACGGCCAAGTTCCGCATCCGCGAGACCGAGCGGGGCTACTTCTTCGAGAAGACCGACCAGCGCGGCGTCAACTTCGACTGGGTGGAGCTGTGCCGCACCGGCGTCGACTGGGTCGACCTGTCCATCCCTTACCCGCCGTCCGCCGGCCCCGGCGGCCCCTTCGGCATCGTCGGCATGGCGTGCCCGGTGGACGCGGGGCGCACCGGCGTCTTCTTCTGGCGCTACCGCGAGGTCTCCGGCTGGCAGCGCGACACCTGGCGCTTCCTCTACCGGACCCTCATCGAGGAACGCCACTGGCAGGTGCTGGAGCAGGACCGCGTCATGCTGGAGGCCATGCCCGCCGACGCGGACCAGCGGGAGAACCTCTACCAGCACGATCTCGGGGTGGTCCGGCTGCGCCGCATCTACCGGACGCAGGCCGAACAGCAGTCGAAGGCGCCCGCGGCGGCTCCGGCCCGATGA
- a CDS encoding SCO0607 family lipoprotein, with amino-acid sequence MATRHTRRAPGTAVSLIACSTATLAALLTGCTTADAICQSGQYPVQYVGATGGDCVDNGHEVPKGTFRYPKDKTPKHVDDKWDRYWQTHTLDEHRAIIKAPPAS; translated from the coding sequence ATGGCCACGCGCCACACCCGGCGGGCTCCCGGAACCGCCGTGTCCCTCATAGCCTGTTCCACCGCCACCCTCGCCGCACTGCTGACCGGCTGCACGACCGCCGACGCGATCTGCCAAAGCGGCCAGTACCCCGTGCAGTACGTCGGCGCGACCGGCGGCGATTGCGTCGACAACGGCCACGAAGTCCCGAAGGGCACCTTCCGCTACCCGAAGGACAAGACCCCGAAGCACGTGGACGACAAATGGGACCGCTACTGGCAGACGCACACCCTCGACGAACACCGCGCCATCATCAAGGCACCTCCGGCCTCGTGA
- a CDS encoding PDR/VanB family oxidoreductase — protein MTADREYELDLLVRRMTWEAEGVLSVDLVHPDGKPLPAWTPGAHLDLHVGGHVRQYSLCGDPADLTAYRLGVLDEPSSRGGSRHVHSKLRPGQSVRVAGPRNHFALEPAAFYVFLAGGIGITPILAMARQAGRNGVPYRLVHGGRTRATMAFSAELTALTGGEVTLVPQDEQGHIDLAAALRDLPDDALVYCCGPEPLLKAAEETCPAGRLRIERFAAPATAAPDGDDTAFEVECRTSGVTLTVDATTSVLEAAENAGLTVTSSCRDGICGSCETRVLAGTPDHRDHLLSEAERAAGETMMICVSRCASDRLVLDL, from the coding sequence ATGACCGCTGACCGCGAGTACGAACTCGACCTCCTCGTCCGCCGGATGACCTGGGAGGCGGAAGGCGTCCTCTCCGTCGACCTGGTCCACCCCGACGGCAAACCGCTGCCCGCCTGGACCCCGGGCGCCCACCTCGACCTGCACGTCGGCGGCCACGTCCGCCAGTACAGCCTGTGCGGCGACCCCGCCGACCTCACGGCCTACCGCCTGGGCGTCCTCGACGAACCGTCCTCGCGCGGCGGTTCACGGCACGTGCACAGCAAGCTGCGCCCGGGCCAGAGCGTGCGGGTGGCCGGCCCGCGCAACCACTTCGCCCTGGAACCCGCCGCGTTCTACGTCTTCCTCGCCGGCGGCATCGGCATCACCCCGATCCTGGCGATGGCCCGCCAGGCCGGGCGGAACGGGGTGCCCTACCGGCTCGTGCACGGCGGCAGGACCCGCGCCACCATGGCCTTCAGCGCCGAACTGACCGCGCTGACCGGCGGCGAGGTGACCCTCGTACCGCAGGACGAGCAGGGCCACATCGACCTCGCGGCCGCCCTGCGGGACCTGCCGGACGACGCCCTCGTGTACTGCTGCGGACCCGAACCGCTGCTGAAGGCGGCCGAAGAGACCTGCCCCGCGGGCCGGCTGCGCATCGAACGGTTCGCCGCGCCCGCCACCGCGGCACCCGACGGCGACGACACCGCCTTCGAGGTCGAATGCCGCACCTCGGGGGTGACCCTGACCGTCGACGCCACCACCTCCGTCCTCGAAGCCGCCGAGAACGCGGGCCTGACCGTCACCTCCTCCTGCCGCGACGGCATCTGCGGCTCCTGCGAGACCCGCGTCCTCGCAGGCACCCCCGACCACCGCGACCACCTGCTCAGCGAGGCCGAACGCGCCGCCGGCGAGACGATGATGATCTGCGTCTCCCGCTGCGCCTCCGACCGCCTCGTCCTGGACCTGTGA
- a CDS encoding thiamine pyrophosphate-binding protein has translation MQYDNGGDLLVAHLKSLGIDTVFGIVSVHNLPLVEAVDRELRFVPVRHEATAVNAADGYGRARGSIGCALTSTGTGAGNAAGSLIEALAAGTSVLHVTGQIESAHLGGGRGFIHETKDQLGMLTAVSAYAATVGSARDAGRLLREASAAALSTPGGPASIEWPIDLQYAPQQDTGETATAAPDPVPTPAALAAARELLAAARRPLIWAGGGATTARDELLALLEATGAGLLTSNSGRGSVPEDHPLVIGNFATTPPCRALLAEADVLLTIGTHFRSNETADYGLELPAAHLQIDVDRAALGRVYPAPHALHGTAAVLPALTAAARRADADWTARVKTVREDVRATLHDNIGPQAAVCDALAAALPRGAVVARDVTIPSSSWGNRLLPIHDPRANVFPRGGGIGQGLGMGIGAALARPEQPTVVIAGDGGLAVHLGELLTVAQERPRLTLIIFNDGGYGVLRNMQDTYGERRSGVDLFTPDFAALAAACALPYARIASQTDAAPVLRAALASDGPTLVEVDLDALGPMKNPFTPPVTIPAA, from the coding sequence ATGCAGTACGACAACGGAGGCGACCTCCTCGTCGCCCATCTGAAGTCCCTCGGCATCGACACCGTCTTCGGCATCGTGTCCGTGCACAACCTGCCGCTCGTCGAAGCGGTCGACCGTGAGCTGCGCTTCGTACCGGTGCGCCACGAGGCCACCGCCGTCAACGCCGCCGACGGATACGGGCGGGCCCGCGGCTCCATCGGCTGCGCGCTGACCTCCACCGGAACCGGGGCGGGCAACGCGGCCGGCTCGTTGATCGAGGCCCTGGCGGCCGGCACGTCGGTCCTGCACGTCACCGGGCAGATCGAGTCCGCCCACCTGGGCGGCGGGCGCGGATTCATCCACGAGACGAAGGACCAGCTCGGCATGCTGACGGCCGTGTCCGCGTACGCGGCCACCGTCGGCTCCGCACGCGACGCCGGACGGCTGCTGCGCGAGGCATCCGCCGCCGCCCTCAGCACGCCCGGCGGACCCGCCAGCATCGAGTGGCCCATCGACCTGCAGTACGCGCCCCAGCAGGACACGGGCGAGACGGCCACCGCCGCCCCTGACCCGGTGCCCACCCCCGCCGCCCTCGCCGCCGCGCGGGAACTGCTGGCCGCCGCCCGCCGCCCGCTGATCTGGGCGGGCGGCGGCGCCACCACCGCGCGCGACGAACTGCTCGCCCTGCTGGAGGCCACCGGCGCCGGCCTGCTCACCTCCAACTCCGGCCGCGGCAGCGTCCCCGAGGACCATCCGCTGGTCATCGGCAACTTCGCCACCACCCCGCCCTGCCGGGCCCTCCTCGCCGAAGCCGACGTACTCCTCACCATCGGCACCCACTTCCGCTCCAACGAGACCGCCGACTACGGACTGGAGCTGCCCGCCGCACACCTCCAGATCGACGTCGACCGGGCCGCCCTCGGCCGGGTGTATCCGGCGCCCCACGCCCTGCACGGCACCGCCGCCGTCCTGCCCGCGCTCACCGCGGCCGCCCGCCGCGCGGACGCCGACTGGACGGCCCGCGTGAAAACCGTCCGCGAGGACGTACGCGCCACCCTGCACGACAACATCGGCCCCCAGGCCGCCGTCTGCGACGCCCTCGCCGCCGCCCTGCCGCGCGGCGCCGTCGTCGCCCGGGACGTCACCATCCCCTCGTCCTCCTGGGGCAACCGGCTGCTGCCGATCCACGATCCGCGCGCCAACGTCTTCCCCCGCGGCGGTGGCATCGGCCAGGGCCTCGGCATGGGCATCGGCGCCGCGCTCGCCCGGCCGGAGCAGCCGACCGTCGTCATCGCCGGCGACGGCGGCCTCGCCGTCCATCTCGGCGAACTCCTCACCGTCGCACAGGAACGCCCCCGCCTGACCCTGATCATCTTCAACGACGGCGGATACGGGGTGCTGCGCAACATGCAGGACACGTACGGCGAACGCCGCTCCGGCGTCGACCTGTTCACCCCGGACTTCGCCGCGCTCGCCGCCGCCTGCGCCCTTCCCTACGCACGCATCGCGTCGCAGACGGACGCCGCACCCGTCCTGCGGGCGGCCCTCGCCTCCGACGGCCCGACCCTCGTCGAGGTCGACCTCGACGCGCTCGGCCCGATGAAGAACCCGTTCACCCCACCCGTCACGATCCCCGCCGCGTAG
- a CDS encoding TetR/AcrR family transcriptional regulator, whose protein sequence is MVRTETEGRPSEARSRLLRTAGQVFYAEGIHSVGVDRLVAEAQVTRATFYRHFPSKESLVLAYLNEADLAIRGQADAAVAAGLPAADTIRAVSTSIAQHIRSAGFRGCAFLNAVAEYPDPEHPVHQAVLAHRQWFLDTVTELLAEVREQSAESAARHFVMLRDGAMAEGCLSDPELVCETFLHGVEGLLRAHAGPVHA, encoded by the coding sequence ATGGTGCGCACCGAAACCGAAGGACGGCCGTCCGAAGCCCGGTCCCGGCTGCTCAGGACGGCCGGCCAGGTGTTCTACGCGGAAGGGATCCACTCCGTCGGCGTCGACCGCCTCGTCGCGGAGGCTCAGGTGACACGAGCCACCTTCTACCGCCACTTCCCGAGCAAGGAAAGCCTCGTCCTCGCCTACCTGAACGAGGCCGACCTCGCCATACGCGGCCAGGCCGACGCGGCCGTCGCCGCCGGGCTCCCGGCCGCCGACACCATCCGGGCCGTCAGCACCTCCATCGCCCAGCACATCCGGTCCGCCGGCTTCCGCGGGTGCGCCTTCCTCAACGCCGTCGCCGAGTATCCCGACCCCGAACACCCGGTGCACCAGGCCGTCCTGGCGCACCGCCAGTGGTTCCTCGACACCGTCACCGAACTCCTGGCCGAGGTCCGGGAGCAGTCCGCGGAATCCGCCGCCCGCCACTTCGTGATGTTGCGCGACGGCGCCATGGCCGAGGGCTGCCTCTCCGACCCGGAACTCGTGTGCGAGACCTTCCTGCATGGCGTCGAAGGACTCCTCCGAGCCCACGCCGGGCCGGTCCACGCATAG
- a CDS encoding VOC family protein — MTHPPIARLRALRSVELLTPHFAEATDFYEQAWGLEVVEAEHSTSWLRGTGEEHHALQLTRADRIGLGKLAFAVGTPAEIDEAARGLEARGITPVSGPGPLDQVGGGYGLRFRDNDGRLIELSADTWAVAARGRDAAVPVGVTHAVLNTPDIDASVAFYQDVLGMRVSDWSEHQMAFLRCNSDHHCVAFNQAAWVSLNHVAYEMNSVDHFMRGLGRLRHQGVTPEWGPGRHGPGNNTFSYFTDPTGLVCEYTSEVAQVVEDAWICKVWRRTPELSDVWGTAGPPSRLIRAHMAGTPDGSPVVPPVDAEGVPA; from the coding sequence ATGACGCACCCCCCGATCGCCCGGCTGCGCGCCCTGCGCTCCGTGGAACTGCTCACCCCGCACTTCGCCGAGGCCACCGACTTCTACGAGCAGGCCTGGGGACTGGAGGTCGTCGAGGCCGAGCACAGCACGAGCTGGCTGCGCGGCACCGGCGAGGAACACCACGCCCTCCAGCTCACCCGTGCCGACCGGATCGGCCTGGGGAAGCTCGCCTTCGCCGTGGGCACCCCCGCCGAGATCGACGAGGCGGCACGCGGACTCGAGGCACGCGGCATCACCCCGGTCAGCGGTCCTGGACCGCTCGACCAGGTGGGCGGCGGCTACGGCCTGCGGTTCCGGGACAACGACGGACGGCTGATCGAACTGTCCGCCGACACCTGGGCGGTGGCGGCCCGCGGACGGGACGCCGCGGTGCCGGTCGGCGTCACGCACGCGGTGCTCAACACCCCCGACATCGACGCGTCGGTGGCCTTCTACCAGGACGTCCTGGGCATGCGCGTGTCGGACTGGTCCGAGCACCAGATGGCGTTCCTGCGCTGCAACAGCGACCACCACTGCGTCGCCTTCAACCAGGCGGCCTGGGTGTCCCTGAACCACGTGGCGTACGAGATGAACTCGGTCGACCACTTCATGCGCGGCCTCGGGCGGCTGCGGCACCAGGGCGTCACCCCCGAGTGGGGGCCGGGCCGGCACGGGCCCGGAAACAACACCTTCTCCTACTTCACCGACCCCACCGGCCTCGTCTGCGAGTACACCTCGGAGGTCGCCCAGGTCGTCGAGGACGCCTGGATCTGCAAGGTGTGGCGGCGCACCCCCGAACTGTCCGACGTGTGGGGCACCGCCGGACCGCCGTCCCGGCTGATCCGCGCCCACATGGCGGGCACGCCCGACGGCAGCCCCGTCGTCCCGCCCGTCGACGCCGAAGGAGTCCCCGCATGA
- a CDS encoding cupin domain-containing protein yields the protein MPLTTTEYDNGGDLAKYTDSLIATKDSREPDWGTLSFQEKAGPQYKRAQIRYVGSGATGNHEDDNRIIPSGGFTFSNMLLPPGAEGPAHTHHDVEEAFFVLEGKVRVGIHRGPDEVEYRTLGYRDMIVVPAGVTRSLKNEGDTEALFCVIIGTRKPQVPTYPEYSPLYGITRD from the coding sequence ATGCCTTTGACCACCACCGAGTACGACAACGGCGGCGACCTCGCCAAGTACACCGACTCCCTGATCGCCACCAAGGACTCCCGCGAGCCCGACTGGGGCACCCTGTCCTTCCAGGAGAAGGCGGGCCCGCAGTACAAGCGCGCACAGATCCGCTACGTCGGCTCCGGAGCCACCGGCAACCACGAGGACGACAACCGGATCATCCCCTCCGGCGGCTTCACCTTCTCGAACATGCTGCTGCCGCCCGGCGCGGAGGGCCCGGCCCACACCCACCACGACGTCGAGGAGGCCTTCTTCGTCCTGGAGGGCAAGGTCCGCGTCGGCATCCACCGCGGTCCCGACGAGGTCGAGTACCGGACCCTCGGTTACCGCGACATGATCGTGGTGCCGGCCGGCGTCACCCGCTCGCTGAAGAACGAGGGCGACACCGAAGCGCTGTTCTGCGTCATCATCGGCACGCGGAAGCCCCAGGTGCCGACGTACCCCGAGTACTCCCCGCTGTACGGCATCACCCGTGACTGA
- a CDS encoding aspartate dehydrogenase domain-containing protein, protein MSTPTPRRVGLIGWGAIGRVVGGALAAGDIPGAELVCVADNRPVGDSAPVPQYTVEQALDHCDLIVEAAGQAVVREWGEAILASGTDLLVASTGALTDDELAKRLLHTGPGRVYFTGGAVGGLDLLQAVRAMGPLDEVRLTTTKLPSTLEQPWMDEELLARMRSATGPVEVMTGTARDVPVKFPKSTNVAASVALAVGDPETVRVSVVADPAARHTSHVIEASGAHGDYRFEVRHLPDATNPATSQVVPYAVLRSLAALAGRTGQIL, encoded by the coding sequence ATGAGCACCCCCACCCCGCGCCGCGTCGGCCTGATCGGCTGGGGCGCCATCGGCCGAGTCGTCGGCGGCGCGCTCGCCGCGGGCGACATCCCGGGCGCCGAACTCGTGTGCGTGGCCGACAACCGGCCCGTCGGGGACTCCGCCCCGGTCCCGCAGTACACCGTCGAACAGGCCCTCGACCACTGCGACCTGATCGTCGAGGCCGCCGGACAGGCCGTGGTGCGCGAGTGGGGCGAGGCGATCCTCGCCTCCGGCACCGACCTGCTCGTCGCCTCGACCGGCGCCCTCACCGACGACGAACTGGCCAAGCGGCTGCTGCACACCGGGCCCGGCCGCGTGTACTTCACCGGCGGCGCGGTCGGCGGACTCGACCTGTTGCAGGCCGTCCGCGCCATGGGCCCCCTCGACGAGGTCCGGCTGACCACCACCAAACTGCCGTCCACCCTCGAACAGCCCTGGATGGACGAGGAGTTGCTCGCCCGCATGCGGTCGGCCACCGGGCCGGTCGAGGTCATGACGGGGACCGCGCGGGACGTTCCGGTGAAGTTCCCCAAGTCGACCAACGTCGCGGCCTCCGTCGCCCTCGCCGTCGGAGACCCGGAGACGGTGCGCGTCAGCGTCGTCGCCGACCCGGCGGCCCGGCACACCTCCCATGTGATCGAGGCGTCCGGCGCCCACGGGGACTACCGCTTCGAGGTACGGCACCTGCCGGACGCCACCAACCCGGCCACCAGCCAGGTCGTCCCGTACGCGGTGCTCCGTTCGCTCGCCGCGCTCGCCGGACGGACGGGGCAGATCCTGTGA